TTAAAGATAGTATATTAAAAATGTTTGGAGCGAGTTCTGTTGGTAACTATATATATTTAGTTCCAATAGCTGTTTTAATTACTTCTTTAAATCAAATATTCAACATATGGTTTAGTCGACAACAAAAGTTTAAAATATTATCATACGGAAATGTTGCGATAAGCTGTACTCAAGCGTCAACTCGTCTCCTTTTGGGATTGTTCAAATTTAATGGTGGACTAATAATTGGCACTTTGTTTTCACTAATTTTCGGAGTGCTATTTTATTTTCGTAATTTTTTTTGTAAGGCATCATTAGGTGTCTTTAGGTTAATATCTTTTAACGAGGTTAAAAGACAGGCAAGATTACATGTACTGTTCCCGAAGTTTGAAGTTTTATCAGCATTAATAAACACTATTTCTGTTCAGATTCCTGTATTTATGCTTTCTGTGCATTTTTCGAACAAAATATGTGGTTTTTATTCTCAAGCAAATAATATTTTAACTCTTCCAATTTCTTTTTTAGGTGTTGCTGTTGGTCAGGTTTATTTTCAGAAAGCAAGTTCGTTAAAAGATGATTTTAATAGATTACGAGTTCTTACTTTTTCAATATTCAAAAAATTGTTGCTGATTTCAATTGTGCCAATGATGACTATTGGAATTTGGGGAGAAAAGATATTTACTTTTGTTCTTGGCGATCAATGGGCTGTTTCAGGCCAATTTGCCCAATATTTGTGGGTGTGGCTTTTATTTGTATTTATATCTTCACCATTGTCTTTTATCTTAAGCGTACTCGGTAAACAGAAACAAGGCCTTATCTTTAATATATTAATTCTTTTTTCAAGATTTTTATCTATATATTTAGGTGTAATCATTTTTAATGATCCTAACTTAACAATACTACTATTCGGTTTAATTGGAGCTGCATTTTGGTGTGGCTATTCATTGTATTTGTTGAAATTAGTTGGTGTCGAATATAGAGTGTCTTTGTTTTTTTTAATTAAAGTTGCAGTTCCTGTGATTATTTTTGTTTTATTCTTTTTATTGTTTAGTAATTATGGTTTGTAGGTTTAGTTTAAAAAGAAATAATGGGTTTGAATGGTATTGTAATGAAAAGGTTAAAGCCAGAGGTTATGTTATTTGTAATAACATATTATATACAAATGAAGAAATATTAAAGTGTTTTGAAGATGTTTACTCAAGTAGAGATCTTTCTGTAAAACTAAGAAATGCCAATGGGCAATTTGCAGTTATTATTAATTTAGAT
This genomic window from Acetobacteroides hydrogenigenes contains:
- a CDS encoding oligosaccharide flippase family protein; amino-acid sequence: MSYINTLKSNVFVKQVLTLASGSVVSAAIPLFASPILARLYSPAEFGQLAVFLGFVGVLSVIATMRYELAIMLPKNNEEAVNLIGLTASISLIFTSIILLIIIFFKDSILKMFGASSVGNYIYLVPIAVLITSLNQIFNIWFSRQQKFKILSYGNVAISCTQASTRLLLGLFKFNGGLIIGTLFSLIFGVLFYFRNFFCKASLGVFRLISFNEVKRQARLHVLFPKFEVLSALINTISVQIPVFMLSVHFSNKICGFYSQANNILTLPISFLGVAVGQVYFQKASSLKDDFNRLRVLTFSIFKKLLLISIVPMMTIGIWGEKIFTFVLGDQWAVSGQFAQYLWVWLLFVFISSPLSFILSVLGKQKQGLIFNILILFSRFLSIYLGVIIFNDPNLTILLFGLIGAAFWCGYSLYLLKLVGVEYRVSLFFLIKVAVPVIIFVLFFLLFSNYGL